A genome region from Streptomyces antimycoticus includes the following:
- the pgsB gene encoding poly-gamma-glutamate synthase PgsB, whose translation MLFLYTVLVVCEAVLLIAGIVEQRRHQTNLDMIPTRVLVNGIRGKSSITRLCAGALRGGGLTTVAKTTGTAARFIHPDATEEPVYRKFGIANVVEQIGIVRRAAAYNPEALVIECMAVMPALQEINQSKLIRSTIGVLCNVREDHLAEMGPTLDDVARSLCRSMPENGICVTAEQDRFDILQEEADARNCQLIYADPKTVSDEELRGFSWFTFKENVAIALTVAELVGVDRETALQGMYDAPPDPGVLSVERYATEDGKKLRFANVFAANDPESTLMNINQLLDLGAIHRPLNVVINCRPDRVERNGQMGEIIPDLDPEQVFVIGHPAKSAIDAIPAEYRGRAVDLGGDRRDPEEFMAELLGRLSPDAPLASLVAIGNIHGQGELLLEHLAELPADDSAEDVPAAPSAPEADERHVEYVDTMRLYAPRLDPYQRYPEAYESRYAPQAHVPHQRSSEQPYPRQTHDQGSREPWPAVIPTPESPQPRGLFEPRVPPAPPADDSQQGQNPGEQHR comes from the coding sequence GTGCTCTTCCTCTACACCGTGCTCGTGGTGTGCGAGGCCGTCCTGCTGATCGCCGGCATCGTCGAACAGCGGCGGCACCAGACCAACCTCGACATGATCCCCACCCGGGTCCTGGTCAACGGCATCCGCGGCAAGTCCTCCATCACCCGGCTGTGCGCGGGCGCCCTGCGCGGCGGCGGTCTGACCACCGTCGCCAAGACCACCGGTACGGCGGCCCGCTTCATCCACCCGGACGCCACCGAGGAGCCCGTCTACCGCAAGTTCGGCATCGCCAACGTCGTCGAGCAGATCGGCATCGTGCGCCGCGCCGCCGCCTACAACCCGGAAGCGCTCGTCATCGAGTGCATGGCGGTCATGCCGGCGCTCCAGGAGATCAACCAGTCCAAGCTGATCCGCTCCACGATCGGCGTGCTGTGCAACGTCCGCGAGGACCACCTGGCCGAAATGGGCCCGACGCTGGACGACGTGGCGCGCTCGCTGTGCCGGTCCATGCCCGAGAACGGCATCTGCGTCACCGCCGAGCAGGACCGCTTCGACATCCTCCAGGAGGAGGCGGACGCCCGGAACTGCCAGTTGATCTACGCCGACCCCAAGACGGTCAGCGACGAGGAGCTGCGCGGCTTCAGCTGGTTCACCTTCAAGGAGAACGTGGCCATCGCACTCACCGTCGCCGAGCTGGTGGGCGTCGACCGCGAGACCGCCCTGCAGGGCATGTACGACGCCCCGCCGGACCCCGGTGTCCTCTCCGTCGAGCGGTATGCCACCGAGGACGGCAAGAAGCTGCGCTTCGCCAACGTCTTCGCGGCCAACGACCCCGAGTCGACGCTGATGAACATCAACCAGCTACTCGACCTCGGCGCCATCCACCGCCCGCTCAACGTCGTGATCAACTGCCGCCCCGACCGCGTCGAGCGCAATGGCCAGATGGGCGAGATCATCCCCGACCTCGACCCCGAGCAGGTCTTCGTCATCGGGCATCCGGCCAAGTCCGCCATCGACGCCATCCCGGCCGAGTACCGGGGCCGCGCGGTGGACCTCGGCGGCGACCGCCGGGACCCCGAGGAGTTCATGGCGGAGCTGCTCGGCCGGCTCAGTCCCGACGCCCCCCTCGCATCGCTCGTCGCCATCGGCAACATCCACGGCCAGGGCGAGCTCCTCCTGGAGCACCTCGCCGAGCTGCCGGCCGACGACAGCGCCGAGGACGTACCGGCGGCCCCGTCGGCTCCGGAGGCCGATGAGCGCCATGTCGAGTACGTGGACACGATGCGGCTCTACGCGCCCCGCCTGGACCCCTACCAGCGGTACCCGGAGGCGTACGAGAGCCGGTACGCGCCCCAGGCGCACGTACCGCATCAGCGCAGCTCCGAGCAGCCGTATCCGCGGCAGACCCACGACCAGGGCTCCCGGGAGCCCTGGCCCGCGGTAATCCCCACCCCCGAATCCCCGCAGCCCCGCGGCCTGTTCGAGCCGCGTGTCCCGCCCGCCCCGCCCGCCGACGACTCCCAGCAGGGGCAGAACCCAGGAGAGCAGCACCGTTGA
- a CDS encoding poly-gamma-glutamate biosynthesis protein PgsC/CapC, whose product MIPAVLTPEIAAIGIAIGLLFSLVCYLTTNLSPGGMITPGWLALTLVEDLQRAAMVVGVTVLTYVGTLLMQKFVILYGKRLFAAVVLLGVTLQATVMIILSLEFPLMYANQTLGFIVPGLIAYQLVRQPRGATLLSTGSVTLMAYVVLTAGILLGVMPSA is encoded by the coding sequence TTGATCCCCGCCGTCCTCACCCCCGAGATCGCCGCCATCGGCATCGCGATCGGGCTGCTCTTCTCGCTGGTCTGCTATCTGACCACCAACCTCTCGCCCGGCGGCATGATCACCCCGGGCTGGCTGGCGCTGACCCTCGTCGAGGATCTGCAGCGGGCCGCGATGGTGGTCGGCGTGACCGTGCTCACCTACGTGGGCACACTGCTGATGCAGAAGTTCGTGATCCTCTACGGCAAGCGGCTGTTCGCCGCGGTCGTGCTGCTCGGTGTGACGCTCCAGGCGACCGTGATGATCATCCTGTCGCTGGAGTTCCCGCTGATGTACGCGAACCAGACCCTCGGCTTCATCGTCCCCGGGCTCATCGCCTACCAGCTGGTCCGCCAGCCCAGGGGGGCCACCCTGCTGTCCACCGGGTCGGTGACGCTGATGGCCTATGTCGTCCTCACCGCCGGAATCCTCCTCGGCGTCATGCCGTCCGCCTGA
- a CDS encoding NlpC/P60 family protein, with translation MPPKKKRPVLHAVTVLALLGASGYLTVELRKDEQAKTPATQAVIDELTLEGGTGRQSGKQTWERLKNPERTILRGENGQILATFTDRARTATLRGPSRTFSEPANTKSKVITEDWVRLMPEPWTAGAEKEQWFKSWFKENYGSKKEDLFAIAFQYVQGAPVKKDAQGIPYAGDAVFGPFKPDGVDRLEQNDFYDYLGISYTFRNGTTLAPRQDRYRALDCSGFIRIVMGYRARYPLMATNALGDGLPRTADGMARSKTGVDVIKMQGPAPWYTRPTNIDVLQPGDLLFFKMDHRTGNHMDHVALYLGLDTDGHRVFVSSRKEQNGPTMGDNGGVSRIDGNGFYAGLFRSAKRL, from the coding sequence ATGCCACCCAAGAAGAAACGTCCCGTCCTGCACGCCGTCACCGTGCTCGCGCTGCTCGGCGCCAGCGGCTATCTGACCGTGGAGCTCAGAAAGGACGAGCAGGCCAAGACGCCCGCCACCCAGGCGGTCATCGACGAGCTGACCCTGGAAGGCGGCACCGGCCGGCAGAGCGGCAAGCAGACCTGGGAGCGGCTGAAGAATCCCGAGCGCACCATCCTGCGCGGTGAGAACGGCCAGATCCTCGCCACCTTCACCGACCGCGCCCGCACCGCCACCCTGCGTGGCCCTTCGCGCACCTTCAGCGAGCCCGCGAACACCAAGTCCAAGGTGATCACCGAGGACTGGGTGCGGCTGATGCCGGAGCCGTGGACCGCGGGCGCCGAGAAGGAGCAGTGGTTCAAGAGCTGGTTCAAGGAGAACTACGGCAGCAAGAAGGAGGACCTCTTCGCCATCGCCTTCCAGTATGTGCAGGGCGCGCCGGTCAAGAAGGACGCCCAGGGCATCCCGTACGCGGGCGACGCGGTCTTCGGACCGTTCAAGCCGGATGGCGTGGACCGTCTGGAGCAGAACGACTTCTACGACTACCTCGGCATCTCCTACACCTTCCGCAACGGCACCACGCTGGCCCCGCGCCAGGACCGCTACCGGGCGCTCGACTGCTCCGGCTTCATCCGCATCGTGATGGGCTACCGCGCCCGCTACCCCCTGATGGCGACCAACGCCCTCGGTGACGGTCTGCCGCGCACCGCCGACGGCATGGCCCGCTCCAAGACCGGTGTCGACGTCATCAAGATGCAGGGCCCCGCCCCCTGGTACACCCGGCCCACCAACATCGACGTTCTGCAACCCGGTGACCTGCTGTTCTTCAAGATGGATCACCGCACCGGCAACCATATGGACCATGTCGCGCTCTACCTGGGGCTGGACACCGACGGCCACCGGGTCTTCGTCTCCAGCCGCAAGGAGCAGAACGGCCCCACCATGGGCGACAACGGCGGTGTCTCCCGTATCGACGGCAACGGCTTCTACGCCGGGCTCTTCCGCAGCGCCAAGCGCCTCTGA
- a CDS encoding Fur family transcriptional regulator, protein MTASQTPTTAEELRGAGLRVTAARVALLETVRDGDHLGVEAIASGVRDRVGHISLQAVYEALHAMTAAGLVRRIEPAGNPVRFEGRVGDNHHHVVCRSCGAVADVDCAAGEAPCLTASDDHGFSIDEAEVIYWGLCSDCSTATSS, encoded by the coding sequence ATGACCGCATCCCAGACTCCGACCACTGCCGAGGAGCTGCGCGGTGCCGGCCTGCGGGTGACGGCCGCCCGTGTCGCGCTGCTCGAAACCGTCCGGGACGGTGATCACCTCGGTGTCGAGGCGATCGCCTCCGGGGTACGCGATCGCGTCGGCCACATCTCCCTTCAGGCCGTGTACGAGGCCCTCCACGCGATGACCGCGGCGGGCCTCGTACGCCGCATCGAACCGGCCGGCAACCCCGTCCGGTTCGAAGGACGCGTCGGCGACAACCACCACCACGTCGTGTGCCGGTCGTGTGGTGCCGTCGCCGACGTGGACTGTGCCGCCGGTGAGGCGCCCTGCCTGACCGCGTCCGACGACCACGGCTTCTCGATCGACGAGGCCGAGGTCATCTACTGGGGCCTGTGCTCCGACTGTTCCACCGCCACGAGTTCCTGA
- a CDS encoding Tat pathway signal sequence domain protein — MRRTVLSAMTLACAAVLVSTAPAFADEKTPAPRDPSSAAAPAQSAEPTRGPAASPVPSQQRTRPGAATPAPKEEPTKTRDRGQVGVIPRGAPNTGVTATSSGSGTEGELIGGGAAAALVAGGAAVFVVRRRRATGA; from the coding sequence ATGCGCCGAACTGTCCTCAGCGCGATGACACTCGCGTGCGCCGCCGTCCTGGTGAGCACCGCGCCCGCGTTCGCCGACGAGAAGACCCCGGCCCCCCGCGACCCCTCGTCCGCCGCGGCCCCCGCCCAGAGCGCGGAGCCCACCCGCGGCCCGGCCGCCAGCCCGGTCCCGAGCCAGCAGCGGACCCGGCCGGGCGCCGCCACCCCGGCCCCGAAGGAGGAGCCGACCAAGACGCGGGACCGCGGCCAGGTCGGCGTCATCCCGAGGGGCGCGCCCAACACCGGGGTGACGGCCACGTCCTCCGGCTCCGGCACCGAGGGCGAACTGATCGGCGGGGGCGCCGCCGCGGCGCTCGTCGCGGGCGGCGCGGCGGTCTTCGTCGTCCGTCGCCGGCGGGCGACCGGGGCATGA
- a CDS encoding class F sortase translates to MTPFSRRAFATAAMGSLLVGCGGHPARQTTAGPGSGRTPPPSPTPVKAARPLRRSVPVRLRIPAIGVDTPVMRLGLAPDGSVRVPPVTEHDQAGWYRHSPTPGQVGPSVILGHVTVGAYGDGVFRHLARLRRGERVVARLENGTSAEFVITAVRTVAKADFPADDVYGDVDRPELRLITCGGPRSGDGYLDNVIAFAALTSAGS, encoded by the coding sequence ATGACCCCGTTCTCCAGGCGCGCGTTCGCCACGGCGGCGATGGGCTCGCTGCTCGTGGGCTGCGGCGGCCACCCGGCCCGGCAGACCACGGCCGGGCCAGGTTCCGGGAGGACGCCACCGCCTTCCCCGACCCCCGTGAAGGCGGCGCGTCCCCTGCGGCGTTCGGTCCCGGTCCGGCTGCGGATCCCGGCCATCGGCGTCGACACCCCGGTCATGCGGCTGGGGCTGGCGCCGGACGGAAGTGTGCGGGTGCCGCCGGTCACGGAGCACGACCAGGCGGGCTGGTACCGGCACTCGCCGACACCGGGGCAGGTCGGCCCGTCGGTCATCCTCGGCCATGTCACGGTCGGCGCCTACGGTGACGGGGTCTTCCGGCACCTCGCGCGGCTGCGCCGGGGCGAGAGGGTCGTGGCGCGCCTGGAGAACGGCACGTCGGCGGAGTTCGTCATCACCGCCGTACGGACGGTGGCCAAGGCGGACTTCCCGGCGGACGACGTCTACGGGGACGTGGACCGACCGGAGTTGCGGCTGATCACCTGTGGCGGCCCGCGCTCCGGCGACGGCTACCTCGACAACGTGATCGCCTTCGCCGCACTCACCTCCGCCGGCTCCTGA
- a CDS encoding RNA polymerase sigma factor has product MKRSRDRAASELFAALYPRLAGWCRRLVDDDETAHEIASEAFTRLWARWTSVEEPRGFLYVTAANLVRDHWRKMERERKAMRRATSEAALRPHAEQSDPSVRLLVQSLPERLRVPILLHYYADMPIREVSVLTGRKEGTVKADLHAARELLRVHLRRSLDPTL; this is encoded by the coding sequence TTGAAACGGTCCCGTGACAGGGCGGCGTCCGAGCTGTTCGCCGCCCTCTACCCACGCCTCGCCGGCTGGTGCCGCCGGCTCGTCGACGACGACGAGACGGCGCATGAGATCGCCTCCGAGGCGTTCACCCGGCTCTGGGCCCGCTGGACGTCCGTGGAGGAGCCCCGTGGCTTCCTCTACGTCACCGCGGCCAATCTCGTCCGGGACCACTGGCGCAAGATGGAGCGCGAGCGCAAGGCCATGCGCCGGGCCACCTCCGAAGCCGCCCTCCGCCCGCACGCCGAACAGTCCGACCCGTCGGTACGCCTGCTCGTACAGTCGCTGCCGGAACGACTGCGCGTTCCGATCCTGCTGCACTACTACGCTGACATGCCGATCCGGGAGGTGTCCGTACTGACCGGACGCAAGGAAGGAACCGTCAAGGCCGACCTCCACGCGGCCAGAGAACTGCTCCGCGTCCACCTGAGGAGAAGCCTTGACCCCACACTTTGA
- a CDS encoding solute symporter family protein, with product MTLQIAARTTGSPIINLSVFFAFVIITLFVVYKATNRNSTTSDYYAAGSAFTGVQNGIALSGDFLSAASFLGISGAIAVHGYDGFLYSVGWLVAWLVALLLVGERLRNTGRFTVGDVMAYRMKQRPVRAAAANSTLVITFFYMLAQMAGAGGLIALLLNVHSKGGQALIITGVGLVMVFYVLVGGMKGTTWVQIIKAGLLLICVTFMSVFLLGKFGFSFSAILDQAAQNSPLGGELLNPGGWYGENAMTKLDFVSLSLSLVLGISSLPHVLMRFYTVPDAREARRSVVWCSWSMFIFYLSILIVGYGATALVGSDRIVNAPGGENSAAPLLAFEIGGAMLLGVVSAVAFATILAVVAGLTLAASASFAHDVYANVIRNGKADPRSEIRVARLTALVIGFMAILGGIVTNGQNVAFLVSLALALAASANLPTILYTLFWKRFNTTGTLWSIYGGLGSGLVLIIFSPAISGSSTSVIKGMDFHWFPLTNPGLVSIPLSFLCGFLGTVFSKESSDSKKQAEMEVRSLTGIGSKA from the coding sequence ATGACATTGCAGATCGCAGCCCGCACGACCGGCAGCCCGATAATCAACCTGAGCGTCTTCTTCGCTTTCGTCATCATCACGCTGTTCGTCGTCTACAAGGCCACCAACAGAAACTCGACGACCTCCGACTACTACGCCGCGGGCAGCGCCTTCACCGGGGTCCAGAACGGCATCGCCCTGTCCGGCGACTTCCTCTCCGCGGCCTCGTTCCTCGGCATCTCGGGGGCGATCGCCGTCCACGGCTACGACGGGTTCCTCTACTCCGTGGGGTGGCTCGTGGCGTGGCTGGTCGCGCTCCTGCTCGTCGGGGAGCGGCTGCGCAACACCGGGCGGTTCACGGTCGGCGATGTGATGGCCTACCGCATGAAGCAGCGCCCGGTGCGCGCGGCGGCGGCCAACTCCACCCTGGTGATCACGTTCTTCTACATGCTCGCCCAGATGGCCGGCGCGGGTGGTCTGATCGCCCTGCTGCTCAATGTGCACAGCAAGGGCGGGCAGGCCCTCATCATCACCGGCGTCGGCCTCGTCATGGTCTTCTACGTCCTGGTGGGCGGCATGAAGGGCACGACCTGGGTGCAGATCATCAAGGCGGGCCTGCTGCTGATCTGCGTGACCTTCATGAGCGTGTTCCTGCTCGGCAAGTTCGGGTTCAGCTTCTCGGCGATCCTCGACCAAGCGGCGCAGAACAGCCCGCTGGGCGGGGAACTGCTCAACCCCGGTGGCTGGTACGGCGAGAACGCGATGACCAAGCTCGACTTCGTCTCGCTCTCCCTGTCGCTGGTCCTCGGCATCTCCAGCCTGCCGCACGTGCTGATGCGCTTCTACACCGTGCCCGACGCCAGGGAGGCCCGGCGTTCGGTGGTCTGGTGCTCCTGGTCGATGTTCATCTTCTATCTGTCGATCCTGATCGTCGGGTACGGCGCCACCGCGCTGGTCGGCTCGGACCGGATCGTCAACGCCCCGGGCGGCGAGAACTCCGCCGCTCCCCTGCTCGCCTTCGAGATCGGCGGCGCGATGCTGCTGGGCGTCGTCTCCGCGGTGGCCTTCGCGACGATCCTGGCGGTGGTGGCCGGGCTGACCCTGGCCGCCTCGGCCTCGTTCGCCCATGACGTGTACGCCAACGTGATCCGCAACGGCAAGGCCGACCCGCGCTCGGAGATCCGGGTCGCGCGGCTGACGGCGCTCGTGATCGGTTTCATGGCCATCCTCGGCGGCATCGTCACCAACGGCCAGAACGTGGCCTTCCTGGTGTCGTTGGCCCTGGCGCTCGCCGCCTCCGCCAATCTCCCGACGATCCTCTACACACTGTTCTGGAAGCGGTTCAACACGACCGGGACGCTGTGGAGCATCTACGGCGGTCTGGGGTCCGGCCTGGTGCTCATCATCTTCTCGCCGGCGATCTCGGGCAGCTCCACGTCCGTCATCAAGGGCATGGACTTCCACTGGTTCCCCCTCACCAACCCCGGCCTGGTGTCGATTCCGCTCTCCTTCCTCTGCGGATTCCTCGGCACGGTCTTCAGCAAGGAGTCCTCGGACTCCAAGAAGCAGGCGGAGATGGAAGTCCGGTCGCTGACCGGCATCGGCTCCAAGGCGTAA
- a CDS encoding DUF485 domain-containing protein: MNKSVRPPASLPSERATGTGFADRGDDIGEPDFEAIQQSPEFKLLRRRLLWFIFPMSAFFLCWYMTFVLFSAYDHDFMSRKLFGAVNTGTVFGLLQFVTTMAIVLTYRRFARKKLDPQVDTIHELAGVGKE; encoded by the coding sequence ATGAATAAATCGGTGCGACCGCCCGCTTCCTTGCCATCCGAGCGGGCCACCGGAACGGGGTTCGCCGATCGCGGTGACGACATCGGGGAGCCCGATTTCGAGGCGATTCAGCAGAGCCCGGAGTTCAAACTTCTCCGCAGGAGACTGCTCTGGTTCATCTTCCCGATGAGCGCCTTCTTCTTGTGCTGGTACATGACCTTCGTGCTCTTCTCGGCCTATGACCACGACTTCATGAGCCGCAAGCTGTTCGGCGCGGTCAACACCGGCACCGTCTTCGGCCTGCTGCAGTTCGTAACGACGATGGCGATCGTCCTGACGTACCGGCGCTTCGCGCGCAAGAAACTTGACCCGCAGGTGGACACGATCCACGAGCTGGCGGGAGTCGGCAAGGAATGA